ACGAGGATACGGCTAGGCCGCGCGGGCGATGGCATCGGCTTCTTTACCGCCTGCCGCCCAGGCTGAGAGGTGAAAAAGCACCACCTCACCGGGCCTGTCGCGGTAGTTCGCGCGGCACTCGCGGTAGTCCTTGGAATGGCGGTGGAAATACACCTCTGGCACGGCGAACCCGCGGGGATCAAAGCCGGTATGAATAGCGGCAAGGCGGGCCGCAACGCGCGCTACGACACCGCTGCGCGGGCCGAAGAATTCGCCTGCCGCGATTTCGGCATGCACGACGCTTGGTAAGAGATCGCGGAATGCGGGGCCACTGCCCTGCGCAATCAGGCGCGCCAAGCCCTGCAAGCGCGCACTATCGCCGCTGGGAATCCCAGTTCCACCAGCGGCGACGTCGATGCGTGCGAGCACCTGCAGCGGCGCGCGGGCAAAGGAGCGGACGGTAGAATCCACCACCTCAGGTGCCGCCACGGAATACGCGCTGACCGCGCCGGCGAGCGGACCGCTTTCCACATCGCCCGGGCCAGGGTGCGGGGGGATGGCATGCCCATCCAAGGCCACGCTGGCGCGCGCGCCCCGCATCAAGGACTCCGCCGAGATGACCTCATACCTGCGCAGCCCAGCCGGCCTGCGGTGGGCGCGCGCGATGGAGCCCGCGGCTTTTTCCGCACCTTCTTTCACCCCCGGGAGGCGAAATAGCGGGGATAACGCGTCATTTTCTGGCATATACATTAGGATAGCCCTAGACGCCCCGAGCCCCGAACGCCCCCTGTGACTGGCGCGGCACCATAAAACCGCGCTGTATCTATTATCATTGGGGCCGTTACAAGGTT
This is a stretch of genomic DNA from Corynebacterium accolens. It encodes these proteins:
- a CDS encoding oxidoreductase, producing the protein MYMPENDALSPLFRLPGVKEGAEKAAGSIARAHRRPAGLRRYEVISAESLMRGARASVALDGHAIPPHPGPGDVESGPLAGAVSAYSVAAPEVVDSTVRSFARAPLQVLARIDVAAGGTGIPSGDSARLQGLARLIAQGSGPAFRDLLPSVVHAEIAAGEFFGPRSGVVARVAARLAAIHTGFDPRGFAVPEVYFHRHSKDYRECRANYRDRPGEVVLFHLSAWAAGGKEADAIARAA